One genomic segment of Lepeophtheirus salmonis unplaced genomic scaffold, UVic_Lsal_1.4 unplaced_contig_2647_pilon, whole genome shotgun sequence includes these proteins:
- the LOC121131196 gene encoding trypsin-1-like, whose translation MMKLFGALLVMAAAAHAAPRVKQRGRIIGGDEVEPNSIPFQISLQSITEFHLCGGSVIDKDTIITAASCCDNFNSWQLQVVAGEHDLSSKSGDEQTIGVSKITYHEKFESHRTNYDVCLLKLKSSLNLNEKVKPVALPEKDQEFTGDVVVSGWGTISSRGPSSPVLRSVTVRVVSDEDCSNAYFVSIDETMICAAAPGKDSAQGDSGGPLVQDGTLVGIVSWTYGFAGPRYPGVYCKVSKFIDWIAEYK comes from the exons atgATGAAACTTTTTGGTGCCCTTTTGGTCATGGCTGCTGCCGCCCATGCTGCTCCTAGAGTGAAACAAAGGGGAAGAATTATAGGAGGAGATGAAGTTGAGCCAAACTCAATTCCCTTTCAAATTTCATTACAAAGTATTACAGAGTTCCACCTTTGTGGTGGTTCTGTAATTGACAAGGATACTATAATCACTGCTGCTAGTTGCTGTGACAACTTTAACTCATGGCAATTGCAAGTTGTTGCAGGTGAACACGATCTCTCCTCTAAGAGTGGAGATGAACAAACGATTGGTGTATCAAAAATCACCTACCACGAGAAGTTTGAATCCCATCGGACCAACTACGACGTTTGTCTTTTGAAATTGAAGTCCTCCTTGAACCTCAACGA gaaagTCAAGCCTGTTGCTCTCCCAGAAAAGGACCAAGAATTTACGGGAGATGTTGTTGTGTCCGGATGGGGAACTATCTCCTCCCGTGGCCCATCTTCTCCAGTCCTTAGATCAGTTACCGTCCGCGTGGTTTCTGATGAGG aCTGTAGTAATGCCTACTTTGTATCTATTGATGAAACCATGATCTGTGCTGCTGCTCCAGGAAAGGACTCCGCCCAAGGTGACTCTGGTGGTCCATTGGTTCAAGACGGAACCCTAGTTGGTATTGTTTCTTGGACCTATGGTTTTGCTGGTCCTAGATACCCAGGTGTCTACTGCAAGGTCTCCAAGTTCATTGACTGGATCGCTGAATACAAATAG